AATGTCCTGTCGCTATTGCTGTTTTATTTGTCTCTCAAATTGGGTATAGGGGGAACCCAAATGGTCACAATAACATAAAGAATACTATATTTGTTTGGTTAGCGGAAGGACACGAAGTATTTAGAATGGGAATTTATATATGGTGGGCCATTTGGCTTGCAAGAAATGACAAGATCTTTCAAGATAAGAACCCGAATATTCAGAATACCATCAGGGATGCGGAATATTGGTTCAAGTTTACTCAGTAACCTTTGGATGATGTCTACATGGATAATGACGTGATGCAGAGAAGAAAAGATTTCCTTAGATGGAAGCCTCCTCCATCTGATAGATTATCATTGAAGCAGAGACTAGGGTTGTTATGTTGGGTCTTGAATTGGGTATAAAGATGAATCAGTCTAGATTTATCATTGAGAGACAAATCCCATATAATTTTCAGAATCCTCAAGAATGAAACTTCTTCCATCCCTTAGAGATTAAAAAGCATGATCTTTCAGATTAGAGATTTGCAAAAGCAGTGTAGTAGCGTGGAATTTTCCTTTGTGAAGCAAAACGCGTATTGTTTGGCGCACAACCATGCTAATTTTGCTTTCTCCAACTAGGTCTTTGACTGGTGGTTCGAAACTCCTCCTTCTTGTATTATCAATCTCTTTGAGTGGTTTTTCTCCTCTGTTTTTTTTCTGgctttttgtgtttttctatctagcaaaaataaataaataacccttTTTGAGTCAGAAAAAAAAGTTTTGTTTTCACATTACTtgaattagaaaaaaaaagtttgtttTTACATGATTGCGAAAGGATGGTATCAAATTTGCTAAAGGCTGGTACCAGTTTAGGATCCACCGACCAGGATTACTTTGTTTTATATGGATTGGTACCCGTCCCGCTAATAGTGGTACTCGCCTTTAGCAATCATGGGTTTTTATATTACTATATCAAAAATGTTCGAGCAACATAAGCCAAAGAGTGTCGTTTCTACAATCATACCTTGAGGTGATTGTAGAAACACTCAAATCTGCGGACTTTACCCAAACCAATCCACAATTTGGCGAGTGGACACCCAATCTGTTTCTCGGTTGTATAGGACGTAAGTGAATTTttaaaagcagtcgttttcacgGATTGACCGCGGGTGGAACATCACCTATCCGCTGGACAACCGATCCTAAAGATAATGTTAGTAATATGCAtatataaaggttattatcaAAAATTGGTagatgatataagttgttattgAGAAGCAATGGAGATCCTCAATGATATACCAAAAGCATCAATTTTACATTGATCAGAGGCCTCTATATATAAATATTATAGTATAATTTTGGTTGTTGGAATTGTGTTACTCTTTTTTAATGTTAACctaaattttaaaaccaaattatatTACTCATGTTTAATGTTTGTTCATTTCGTTTATAGTATATTTTTTTTACCACAAATCCATCTGCATTCAATTCGTTCATTTGCTCAATGACGGATACCACATCCAGCGGGTAATGGATTGGATGTGGATAAATTTTCTAATCCACTATTCAGATGGATTGGACACTGGTGATACCAAATGTGCATTGACCTATCGTCCGCTCACCCACCCAGTCATGGAGGGCATTTCGTTAGGTTCTAGCCCAATGTCTATTACCACTACTATCTAGACAAAAGCCCAGCCTTTTTGTTAAAACGTGGCGATCTTCTCTTATTGGCTGTAGCATAGGTTGTCCTGATATGTCCTACTAACCGGGACCCATAATTAACCTTTGACCGAGtctataaaaataaaattcaattTTTCATTGTCATTTCCATTTTGTTTTTCCCTTTCTTCTTCTGAAATCCGTGTCCAGAGACTGTGagaatttgaaaaccctaattacagATCCGGCCATGGCATCAACTAAGGAACGTGAGAATTTCGTTTACGTTGCAAAACTCGCTGAACAAGCTGAACGTTATGATGGTTAGGGTTTCGTTTCTAgatcttttattttgatttttgatttagggtttgctgaCTTGTTTTTGTGTGTGCTTTTATGATTAGAAATGGTGGATTCGATGAAAAATGTGGCGAAACTTGGTGTTGAATTGACTGTTGAAGAGAGGAATCTTCTGTCTGTTGGTTATAAGAATGTGGTTGGAGCTCGTAGGGCTTCATGGAGAATCTTATCTTCgattgaacaaaaagaagaatCTAAAGGTAATGAACAGAATGTCAAAAGGATCAAGGAGTATAGACAGAAAGTTGAATCGGAACTATCCAAAATCTGTAGTGATATTATGTCTGTTATCGATGAGCATCTCATTCCTTCATCTTCACCTGGTGAATCTAACGTTTTTTACTTGAAGATGTAAGAAATCTCTGTCTTgaatgatttttttgttttgatgtttTTTGAGTTTTATTAGGGTTTTaagtgtttttttcttcttttctttgtttgtGGTGGTGCAGGAAAGGTGATTACTACCGCTATCTATCTGAGTTTAAGACTGGTAATGACAGGAAAGAGGCGTCTGATCAGTCCTTGAAGGCATATgaggtaattttatttttctacatACTGGCAATACTGCGATTCCGCATTTGCTTTGTTTGTTTGAATGTCAGATCTGACTGTTAATCTATTCTATTCAGTGTAGTTCAAGGAACATACACAACATTTTGATCTATTTGGTTGATGGTTTGTTTCTCGAGTAACTAATTGTACGTTTGATCTATTTAATTGATGCTTTGCGCACAATGCATCTGTATATTTGATGCATAGTATACTTAACCATAGATTTTTCTTCTTGAAATGATGTTTTTATGACGGGTAAGATGTTTGTTCTTCAAACTCAAACACACTTGTAAATGTGTAGATGGCTAGATTTGTCTGGAGCTTTGGTTTGGAATAGTTTACCTAACATTTAGAACATTTTAATCAAAGATTTTTGACAATTTATTTGGTTGATGACTTGATTCTTGCGTAGCAGAGTGTCCTTTAGTCGGCTAGTGTTTTATTGGTGCTTTCTTCTGATTGTTTTCAtatgtttggatgaatagcaTACTGGATTAAAATTTATCCTTCTTGCCATGATGTTTATATGAAGGCACAGCCTAAATATTTGTTCTTCTGTAGATGGCTAGATTTTTGGGAAGCTTTTGTCAAAATAGTAGCTGTAAACTGTAGTTTATTTTCAGCTGAGTCATATGTTATTTAGCCTTTATACTCTAAATACACTTACTCTTTTCATTTTCTGTTATTTCTTGAGCAATGTCTCCTAAAGTTTAGAACTGTCCTGTGCCTGTCAAAAATGGAGCCGTTGAAGATTAGAACTCTTTCTGGAAGGAGTTTTGATCAATTAAGTGTGGAATTCACTTATTAATGGACACTTGAAATCTTACTCCAGATTAATCTTTATCCAAGCACTAACTGAGACAGTCTTGTTTTTTCCATGCTGGGTTCAAGATAACACTGAAGTCATACCACTTGTGTTGTGTCAATTAGCTATGTAGTCCAATGCTTAATGATTCTGATAAATGACTCAAGAGAAGGTTTTAGAAGTTGAATTTCTTGTTTCGATTGACTGTGTGTTTCTCTATATATCAGTTGGCCAAGATAGTGGAGACCTTTACCAATACATCTGGTTCGTTATTCATTATCAAGTTAACGAAATGGTCACCTTTAAATGTGCTCCACCGGTTTTACGGTTGTTCTGCATTTGTTCCCCCCNNNNNNNNNNNNNNNNNNNNNNNNNNNNNNNNNNNNNNNNNNNNNNNNNNNNNNNNNNNNNNNNNNNNNNNNNNNNNNNNNNNNNNNNNNNNNNNNNNNNNNNNNNNNNNNNNNNNNNNNNNNNNNNNNNNNNNNNNNNNNNNNNNNNNNNNNNNNNNNNNNNNNNNNNNNNNNCCCCCCTTCTAGAAGCTGAATTTCTTGTTTGATTTACTGCCTGTTTCTCTTTATATCAGTTGGCCAAGATAGTGGAGCCCTTTACTAATACATCTGTTCATTATTCATCATTTAACCAAATGGTCACCTGTAAATGTGCTCCACCGGTTTTACGGCTGTTTTGCACCTGTTCCCCCCCCTTTTCTAGGACTTCTATTTTTGTCAGTTAGTGAATACCAAAAACAGATTATGGTTAACAACATTCTGTTGAAAGAGTTAAATATGACAATAATTGAGGCAATGAAATTTGTTGATAATTGGTTGGGCTACATTTTCCCTGTGAAAATCTCTAATGTTATGAATGCTTCCTTCGATGTACTTACCTCGTGTATGTGGTTGTGCAATGTCTGATTCAGTTGGCTTCCACTGCTGCTGAGGCCGATCTTTCTTCCAGCCACCCCATTCGATTGGGGCTGGCATTGAACTTCTCAGTCTTCTATTATGAGATAATGAATTCCCCTGAAAGGTATGAAGCTAACACTTGTTCGTTTGGTTCAGACAGTCTTCGATAGAATTAGTTCTGAAGTTTATGTCCAAAATTTCCTTGTGATTGAGCCTGGGGATTTTTTTTTATGCAGGGCCTGCCACCTTGCAAAGAGTGCTTTTGATGAAGCTATAACAGAGCTGGATACTCTGAGTGAAGAATCTTATAAAGACAGTACTTTGATTATGCAACTGCTGAGGGATAACCTTACCTTGTGGACTTCTGACATTCCTGAAGATGGAGGTAAATGCACATATATAATTTTAAGTTTAACGTTATGGTTTGGCAGTCACTCAGTTGTCATATTCTTGGTCATCTCCAATAATTTATTTACGTTAACAGGTCTTGTCTGATGAAACCCTCTTGGAATGTTAAAAATAAACAATATCACAGCTTTGTCAAACTATCCTTTGGTTTGTTGCCCTTTGAATTGTCAACCCACTTTTGTTTCTCATATCCCTTTCTGTTTGTCTAGAAGCATAGGTGATCAGTGATTGGTCATTTTGGTATTTCCTTCTTGTTGCTACTTTTAATTACTTTCAGCTATCTAGGTTAGTTGACTCGATTGACATAGGCAATTAAGTGTGACCTACAGTTTTGTACTTTTGTTTCAACCATTTTCTAGTAGCTTCTGCAGTAATTTTAATATAATGGGGTCGTCCTGTTCTGCAGTCTTAAATAACCTCAGTACTCGGTATGATTTTTAGTTAACAACCGCAACCCTTGTCCCTCACCTGTCATTGTGTGTATCCTTTTCTCTTTGATATATGTTCCATCTTGTCCCTGTATTCTATTGGATCAGTTGTGATTTACGTCAGTCATTTTTGCCACTTTGTTTTATGCTTTAGTAGTTAATTATACATCGTTATGTGCCTCTGCAGATGAAGCTCAGAGAATGGAAACCGCTGCTAAGACAGCTGCTGGGGAAGATGCAGAGGTTTGTTCACTGATGCTTCTTTTTGTTCATCTATTTGATTGAGCACCTCAAAAAATTTAAATAAGCAGAAAAGTTAACATGTAATCATCTTTCTTTGCAGTGAAAAATGGAGATGGACTGCAGGGGAGTTTGGCGTGTAAACTGAAAAAAAGAAGGGTCATGTCATCATGTCTACATATTTGGTCTTTAGTTGGAAGATAAAAGATTTATGAACATCTATCCTCTAATTGCTATCCTCCTTATTTGTGTTTATCAATTTAGAGTATTAATCATCATTCAATTTGTGGACATATATACATGGTCGTCGGTCAGTCCTGTAACTCTTTGCTTGCATAGCCTATTCTGTTCCATCGTCTCTGGTCATGGAGAAACGGAATTGTTGCTTTACaaggttttcttctttttttcatggaAAATGCAATGAAGTTCGGATGGACGACTCTTTAAGTAGAGCTAATATAGTGTTGCTTTTGTTATCATGTCTTAATGTgttgtttttcttccaatccGTCTAATTTCCTGTTTTGATATATTTTGAATTTATTCTTTCAAGTAGAAAATGTGGGAACAAGGGAAAAACATggtgtaaaaaaataaaaatcaaaagaagACCCTATATTGACAAAGGAAATGAACAATTTAGGCAACAAAAAAATGCTAAAGCAAAAGAAATGGACCTAGCTGAATCCCTAGACGGCCTCAAACCCTTCTTCACAGCTTTAACGCCTTGATCATTTACTGGAATTTTAACTCGTAATCCCATTACTGTATGTCTTTTACTCTTGATACTTCTACCTAATCTTTGCATCTAAATCAACTCGAAAGATTGCTGTACTCCCGTTTAAAACCTCCATTTTAGCAATCTCCCAAGGAACCCCATAACTCAGAATCGACTCGACACGATGAGCTTTCTTGCCATACCCTTGATAAAATGCAGGAATTGAAACATTTCCAATTGGTAAAAAAGTTGAGATGTTGAGCTGGTAATAATAAATTGTCACATTAATGGTGTCGTAAAGAACATTCATTTACTTGACCTCTGAAGCTCACAAGGTAGTCTATGTTgactataaaaaataataaattttctaTGATCGTATTCCTCTATTTGTCTCTGCTGAGATACATTTTCTATTTTGATTTCCCTGCAGGTGTTTCCTGGAAAGAATGCTTGAATTGGATTAGTATTGAGACCGGGAATTTAGGGATGTTGATTTGATTTCTTACATCCTATTCTTGAGGGTTTAATATTAATGTTCAATGTTGCACCACCCAACCAAGTTTTCTTCATTATTTCTCATATATCTTTTTGGATTACTGGGGAACATGAAATTGGCACGTGTTATGAACTTTGTGAGTGAGGGAGATAATATGTTACCACAGGGCTGTCTTTAGAGAAGCTTAACTGGTATTATGAAACTTCCTTGTTATGAAGTTCCAGATTGTTATGCAATTTTACTCTTTATGAAATAGGTTCAGCGAACTTATAATTTCAATTGTTGTTCTGTATGTAGTATGTTAGAAAAAACGGTTTTGTTATACAAAATttacatggactatgttttgatctctagacctattgtCCACTACTtgctttttcatttgaatagataaaacaatagtcccacatagactaaaacctaaagagttttagacttaaataccatagaattggctaaaagggcatgacccttgggtcattagacttttgcgtgagggggaaggcctagactagggcaaggttgcctttcccatACGCGCCGTCCTTCGcatagaagcacgcacgccgctgtccggtcgggctcgggtgtgggttcattagatcctatctttttgctaaaacttttggtacgtgtcttacacacatgtagaagaatcttcttctttgtctgcacaagtttgtcctggctttcttgtctgtacgtgtttgtcttgccttccttgtctgcacatgtttgtcctggctttcttgtctgtacgtttttggcttggcttcttgacaacacactgctctaagcctgacaaaagcaacactgtttttaaccaaacaTTTCCAGTATTTCTGTCTtacgcatggttttgttgcatgcatttttcctctcgtttgtaacgtctgaaacactatataagggaggagtcttgagctcatttaaacacacaacagagaaacatctcttcttctgctctacctctgctttcagaaaatatgtttttatttctagtttctctgttttttagcttttgctaacactgccaagttctaagggtattctctttgtatgctacattgaggggtactatcagtagttgtatcctggaggtgactcgccaattactatagcatctcagcggagtagcaggcaatattgcctttagattgttggcttaaatactaataatgtaactgagaagaagaagatacttagctcaaaccgttgtttctggagatgcacagaaaatgtagagacgggggttgactagtcgaaggaacatctgagagctcatcgcggacccttttatgaggtccagaccctaaagggaaaatgtgttcgaaaaacactgcatctctggattccattatggtgttctcaccaattaccatgaacctataagcactagtgtgctcaggatatcctaggaaaacacaatctacagttttaggtcctattttggttttttggaacgaggagtggccaccttggccaaacacccccacactttaaagtatgcataggacggttgtcttcctttccataactcatatggagttttgtcggatttcttaaatggaactcggttcaagatatagcatgcagagagaattgcttccccccacaggttcgaaggtagccctgaactttGACTAGTCGTAGTACATCACTTTGATAGATGatcactcatagatatggtgaacgctatgttagctagttcagggctaccttcgaacctgtggggggaagcaattctctctgcatgctatatcttgaaccgagttccatttaagaaatccgacaaaactccatatgagttatggaaaggaagacaaccgtcctatgcatactttaaagtgtggggatgtttggccaaggtggccactcctcgttccaaaaaaaccaaaataggaccttaaactgtagattgtgttttcctaggatatcctgagcacactagtgcttataggttcatggtaattggtgagaacacgataatggaatccagagatgcagtgtttttcgaacacattttccctttagggtctggacctcataaaagggtccgcgatgatctctcagatgttccttcgactagtcaacccccgtctctagatgctgaaaccgaacctagaagaagtaagagggtcagaactgAGAaaagtttcggtccagattttgtgactcatacggtagagtctgaaccccaaacttataaggaagatttgacctctccggaagctcccttctgggaagaagcttcaaataatgagtgggattccattcaacaaaatgaaacttgggagcttgtagacttatctcctggtagtaaaaccataggttgcaattgggtcttcaaaaggaaacttataacagatggaactatagaaaaacacaaagctaggttggtagctaaggggtatagACAACATGAAggtttagatttctttgataccttttcaccggtcacaagaatcacttctatccggatgctgattgctattgcttctatttatgatttgcatatacatcagatgtatgttaaaactgcttttttatatggtgaattgaatgaagaaatttatatggaccaacctgaaggttttgttgtgaaaggtcaTGAAGATAAAGTatccaaactgaaaaaatctttgtatggtttaaaacaagcacctaaacagtggcatgaaaaatgtaatcatgtaatgatatctaatggcttcaaggttaatgaatctgataaatgtgtttacattaaatctgtggatgattctcatgttattgtgtgcctatatgttgatgatatgctcatattaggtagtaaccttgatagtattaataccactaaaagcatgcttaacgaaaactttgacatgaaagacttaggccctgctgatgtaatcttagggatgaaaatcagaaagatgtctgatggatatagtcttagtcaatctcattatgttgaaactgttcttaagagatttaatcatgaaaatgctaaacctgcaactactccttatgatcccaattgcaaattgaaaaagaacaagggtgagggtatttatcaacttgagtattctcgtgttattggcagtcttatgtatttaatgaactgtacaagacttGATATTTCctacactgtgagtagattaagcaggtacacttgcaaccctgggcaggatcactggaatgctctctacagagttctaaggtacctgagaggaacttcaaactattgcttaagttttgggaagtatcctgctgtgctagaagggtactgtgatgctaactggatatcagactcagatgagtgcaaatccactggtgggtacatcttcacacttggaggtgcgtctgtgtcatggaagtcttccaaacagacatgtattgctcgatccaccatggagtctgagtttatagccttggagaaagctggggaggaagctgaatggatacgaggtttcctgggaggaattccactctggcccaagcctgtgtcttcgatcgcaatccactgtgacagtcaagctgctattggatgcgcaaagaatagtgtatacaacggaaaatcTATACATattcaaagaagacacaagacagtgaaacaactactctctactggtatcatctctatagactttgtgaggtctaaagagaatattgcagatcctttgacgaaagggttatctagagaggtagttagatccacatcgaaggggatgagactcaagctcatagaataaatcgccatgaaggacactcaaccttgttaatggagctccaagaataaggttcaatgagataactaatttttggtgatgtcaagagagcactatctttgtccctccctatggtgtaaccgtatgatagtgctgcctgcatgttttaggatgatctgtcaagatcttaatgagttccatgactttgcttaaagcggagtgtggctggacactcttaatggactcacctatgtggatgttggaagtggggccgcttcctatgagaatttgagctttttctctagagacattcattaagtccgagatttagcccacggccaaaacgggcacaatgGCAAGAGCTTggaagctttctttttctttgagacatcaaagtgtggttgttatttctgaattgcactcactgttggcggttcaagacattgtgttcaccgtaacaacaagcagttacggtaacctctcactaagttaaggttcaatctctgggacaccttagcctaatattgatgtattatgttttctcgtatttcgtcgatatgttttatcattcatgtgggggattgttagaaaaaacggtttttttataccaaatttacatggactatgttttgatctctagacctattgcccactacttgttttttcatttgaatagataaaataatagtcccacatagactaaaatctaaagagttttagacttaaataccatagaattggctaaaatggcatggcccttgggtcattagacttttgtgtgaggggggaaggcctagactagggcaaggttgcctttcccgtacgcgcggtgcttcgcacagaagcacgcacgccgccgccgtccgtccgtctGGTcaggttcgggtgtgggtgtgggttcattagatcctatctttttgctaaaacttttggtacgtgttttacacacatgtcaaagaatcttcttctttgtctgcacatgtttgtcctgggtttcttgtctgtacgtgtttgtcttgccttccttgtctgcacatgtttgtcctggctttcttgtctgtacgtttttggcttggcttcttgacaacacactgctctaagcctgacataagcaacactgtttttaaccaaacattaccagtatttctgtcttacgcatggttttgttgcatgcatttttcctctcgtttgtaacgacttaaacactatataagggaggagtcttgagctcatttaaACACACActagagaaacatctcttcttctgctctccctctgctttcagaaaatatgtttttatttctagtttctctgttttttagcttttgctaacactgccaagttctaagggtactctTTTTGtgtgc
This is a stretch of genomic DNA from Papaver somniferum cultivar HN1 chromosome 1, ASM357369v1, whole genome shotgun sequence. It encodes these proteins:
- the LOC113277461 gene encoding 14-3-3-like protein B → MASTKERENFVYVAKLAEQAERYDEMVDSMKNVAKLGVELTVEERNLLSVGYKNVVGARRASWRILSSIEQKEESKGNEQNVKRIKEYRQKVESELSKICSDIMSVIDEHLIPSSSPGESNVFYLKMKGDYYRYLSEFKTGNDRKEASDQSLKAYELASTAAEADLSSSHPIRLGLALNFSVFYYEIMNSPERACHLAKSAFDEAITELDTLSEESYKDSTLIMQLLRDNLTLWTSDIPEDGDEAQRMETAAKTAAGEDAE